The following coding sequences are from one Streptomyces sp. NBC_01232 window:
- a CDS encoding DUF6745 domain-containing protein: protein MNDVDVWRAAAAATGPADRAAAEAGVRLAYRAAGLPEPERIAWAESPRAAARLLGAADGPCAPAARGRGVREAVRSAPWAAERERAQQRLGPQGWGRHWSATGGRLWENTEHLADRVRTGVVEALTADAGEGAAAEERRLRLLLLDAVLGQHDAAWLCAFDTQEGTPLHGLAVLARSAGWWWPYERLAVLCERPVELHRDEAGRLDRGDGPALAFPDGFELHAWRGMPVPAEFLAGLGTLTPERIREEENAELRRVMLEFYGYDRYLRESAAEPVHRDETGVLWRIPMPDDEAVVMVEVVNSTPEPDGTSRTYWLRVPPTTRTARQGVAWTFGLEPEAYAPLRET, encoded by the coding sequence GTGAACGACGTCGATGTGTGGAGGGCGGCCGCAGCGGCCACCGGGCCGGCCGATCGAGCGGCCGCCGAGGCCGGGGTGCGCCTCGCGTACCGGGCGGCCGGCCTGCCGGAGCCGGAGCGGATCGCATGGGCGGAATCGCCCCGGGCGGCGGCGCGCCTGCTGGGCGCGGCCGACGGGCCGTGTGCCCCCGCCGCGCGGGGCCGCGGCGTACGGGAGGCGGTGCGCAGCGCGCCGTGGGCGGCCGAGCGGGAGCGGGCCCAGCAGCGGCTCGGCCCGCAGGGATGGGGGCGGCACTGGAGCGCCACGGGCGGACGTCTGTGGGAGAACACCGAACATCTGGCGGACCGGGTCCGGACGGGTGTCGTGGAGGCGCTGACGGCCGACGCCGGCGAGGGTGCCGCGGCGGAGGAGCGGCGGCTGCGCCTGCTGCTCCTGGACGCCGTGCTCGGACAGCACGACGCCGCCTGGCTGTGCGCGTTCGACACGCAGGAGGGCACGCCGTTGCACGGACTGGCGGTCCTGGCCCGCTCGGCCGGCTGGTGGTGGCCGTACGAGCGGCTGGCAGTGCTGTGCGAACGGCCGGTGGAGCTGCACCGGGACGAGGCGGGCAGGCTGGACCGCGGCGACGGCCCGGCGCTGGCGTTCCCCGACGGTTTCGAACTGCACGCATGGCGGGGCATGCCCGTTCCGGCCGAGTTCCTGGCGGGCCTGGGCACGCTGACACCCGAGCGGATCCGCGAGGAGGAGAACGCCGAACTGCGCCGGGTGATGCTGGAGTTCTACGGGTACGACCGCTATCTGAGGGAATCCGCGGCCGAGCCCGTGCACCGGGACGAGACGGGCGTCCTGTGGCGGATACCGATGCCGGACGACGAGGCCGTCGTGATGGTGGAGGTCGTCAACTCGACACCGGAGCCCGACGGCACCAGCCGCACCTACTGGCTACGGGTCCCCCCGACGACCCGGACGGCCCGCCAGGGCGTGGCCTGGACGTTCGGCCTCGAGCCCGAGGCGTACGCACCGCTCCGGGAGACGTGA
- a CDS encoding STM4015 family protein, translating into MSYPRHLTESCGLPVFDFPKPEDADTTRLPAADAVAWRISSDSYDSEESWTEAFARFTDAVDTTAVRAIVVGSWEDAYDSGPEDIISALLDARPRLAALRGLFLGDMESEECEISWINQSDVGPLLDGFPELEEFGVRGGSGLVFPAVTHRNLRSLTVETGGLPAEAVRGVAGSDLPALEHLDLWLGTSEYGGDAAVTDMAPILDGDRLPRLRHLGLRNSDIQDEIAGAVASAPVVARLETFDLSMGVLTDQGGAALLAGQPLTHLKKLDLHHNYLGAELRERLQEVLGAAGVTLDMDRGNADEDEDDGRIWRYVAVGE; encoded by the coding sequence ATGAGTTACCCGAGACACCTGACGGAATCGTGCGGGCTGCCCGTCTTCGACTTCCCGAAGCCGGAGGACGCGGACACGACCCGCCTGCCCGCGGCGGACGCCGTCGCGTGGCGGATCTCCAGCGACAGCTACGACAGCGAGGAGAGCTGGACCGAGGCGTTCGCCCGGTTCACCGACGCGGTCGACACCACCGCCGTCCGCGCGATCGTCGTCGGCTCCTGGGAGGACGCCTACGACAGCGGGCCCGAGGACATCATCAGCGCACTCCTCGACGCCCGTCCGCGCCTGGCCGCCCTGCGGGGCCTGTTCCTCGGGGACATGGAGTCCGAGGAATGCGAGATTTCGTGGATCAACCAGAGCGACGTCGGCCCGCTCCTCGACGGCTTCCCCGAGCTGGAGGAGTTCGGGGTGCGCGGCGGCTCCGGGCTGGTCTTCCCCGCGGTCACGCACCGGAACCTGCGCTCCCTGACGGTCGAGACCGGCGGTCTGCCCGCCGAGGCCGTCCGCGGTGTCGCCGGCAGTGACCTGCCCGCCCTGGAGCACCTCGACCTGTGGCTCGGCACGAGCGAGTACGGCGGGGACGCTGCGGTCACCGACATGGCGCCGATCCTCGACGGCGACCGTCTGCCGCGTCTGCGCCACCTGGGTCTGCGCAACAGCGACATCCAGGACGAGATCGCCGGCGCCGTCGCCTCCGCTCCCGTCGTCGCCCGCCTGGAGACCTTCGATCTGTCCATGGGCGTCCTCACCGACCAGGGCGGCGCGGCCCTGCTCGCCGGCCAGCCCCTGACGCACCTCAAGAAGCTGGACCTCCACCACAACTACCTCGGTGCGGAGCTTCGCGAGCGCCTCCAGGAGGTCCTGGGCGCTGCCGGCGTCACCCTCGACATGGACCGCGGCAACGCCGACGAGGACGAGGACGACGGCCGGATCTGGCGCTACGTCGCCGTCGGCGAGTAG
- a CDS encoding STM4013/SEN3800 family hydrolase — MNEVVGRDDLLLLTLDTLRHDVAVELAAAGRLPNLARHLPGGVWEERHAPGSFTYASHQAMFAGFLPTPARPGPHPRLFAARFAGSETTAGRTYVFETPDLVSGLAAAGYRTVCIGGVGFFNKQGALGDVLPGMFQESHWEPEFGVASPTSFEAQVERAEQVVAALPAGQRLFLFLNASALHQPNWFHLPGATAGAGDTRATHAAALEYIDRHIGRLLTAMSSRRRCFAIVCSDHGTTYGDDGYTGHRLAHQAVWTVPYAHFFLEPSA, encoded by the coding sequence ATGAACGAGGTCGTCGGCCGCGACGACCTGCTCCTGCTCACCCTGGACACCCTGCGCCACGACGTCGCCGTCGAACTGGCCGCCGCCGGACGGCTCCCGAACCTGGCCCGGCACCTGCCCGGCGGCGTCTGGGAGGAGCGGCACGCCCCCGGCAGCTTCACCTACGCCTCCCATCAGGCGATGTTCGCCGGCTTCCTGCCGACCCCCGCCCGGCCCGGCCCACATCCGCGCCTGTTCGCCGCCCGCTTCGCCGGGAGCGAGACGACCGCCGGCCGCACCTACGTCTTCGAAACGCCCGACCTGGTGTCCGGCCTCGCCGCGGCCGGGTACCGCACGGTGTGCATCGGCGGCGTCGGCTTCTTCAACAAGCAGGGCGCGCTCGGCGACGTACTCCCCGGCATGTTCCAGGAGAGCCACTGGGAGCCGGAGTTCGGCGTCGCGTCGCCCACCTCCTTCGAGGCACAGGTCGAGCGGGCCGAACAGGTCGTCGCCGCACTCCCCGCCGGACAGCGGCTGTTCCTCTTCCTCAACGCCTCCGCGCTGCACCAGCCCAACTGGTTCCACCTCCCCGGCGCCACCGCCGGGGCGGGCGACACCCGCGCCACCCACGCCGCCGCCCTCGAGTACATCGACCGGCACATCGGCCGGCTGCTCACCGCCATGAGCTCCCGACGCCGCTGCTTCGCCATCGTCTGCTCCGACCACGGCACCACCTACGGCGACGACGGCTACACCGGCCACCGCCTCGCCCACCAGGCCGTCTGGACCGTGCCGTACGCCCACTTCTTCCTGGAGCCGTCCGCATGA
- a CDS encoding STM4014 family protein, which yields MKEHAPPPRWAVVGNPENRRVALFSAAVRDAGLPAPRVVPWTDVLRVGGAAFAADEIVRIESPGENAEVDRFLRGAVDPTRVEGGARWYAAFTAAVRTLTGGRRVDDPDELSVLFDKRLCHGALARAGVPVPQSPTSGGGTPVRGWDDVRALMDAHGMPRVFLKPAHGSSASGVVAVETAGGGRIRATTSVERDTDGRLHNSLRVRRLTHEGEVAALVDALAPDGLHVERWWPKASLGDGAADLRVVVVAGKATHAVVRTSRSPMTNLHLGGRRGDLAAAVRAAGPAWAEALRTCERAAACFPDTLCVGVDLLPAIGWRRFAVAEVNAFGDLLPGLTGLPGSGAEGLSTYAAQVAAATRRHVPHHPTRNHRAPA from the coding sequence ATGAAGGAGCACGCACCACCGCCGCGCTGGGCGGTCGTCGGCAACCCGGAGAACCGGCGCGTCGCCCTGTTCTCCGCGGCCGTGCGCGACGCCGGGCTGCCCGCGCCGCGTGTCGTGCCCTGGACGGACGTCCTGCGCGTCGGCGGCGCCGCCTTCGCCGCCGACGAGATCGTACGGATCGAGTCGCCGGGGGAGAACGCCGAGGTCGACCGGTTCCTGCGCGGCGCCGTGGACCCCACCCGGGTGGAGGGCGGGGCCCGTTGGTACGCCGCCTTCACGGCGGCCGTCCGGACGCTGACCGGTGGCCGGCGCGTCGACGACCCGGACGAGCTGTCCGTCCTCTTCGACAAGCGGCTCTGCCACGGCGCGCTCGCCCGCGCCGGGGTCCCCGTACCGCAGTCGCCGACCTCCGGGGGCGGCACGCCGGTGCGCGGGTGGGACGACGTACGGGCCCTCATGGACGCGCACGGCATGCCGCGGGTGTTCCTGAAGCCCGCCCACGGGTCCTCCGCCTCCGGTGTCGTCGCCGTCGAGACGGCCGGCGGGGGCCGGATCAGGGCGACCACCTCGGTGGAGCGCGATACGGACGGCCGGCTCCACAACTCCCTGCGGGTACGGCGGCTCACGCACGAGGGGGAGGTGGCCGCACTGGTCGACGCCCTCGCCCCCGACGGACTGCATGTCGAACGCTGGTGGCCCAAGGCCTCCCTCGGGGACGGGGCGGCCGACCTGCGCGTGGTCGTCGTGGCCGGGAAGGCCACCCACGCCGTGGTCCGCACCAGCCGGTCCCCCATGACCAACCTCCATCTCGGCGGGCGGCGCGGCGACCTCGCCGCGGCGGTCCGGGCGGCAGGACCGGCCTGGGCCGAGGCCCTGCGGACCTGTGAGCGGGCCGCGGCCTGCTTCCCGGACACCCTGTGCGTCGGGGTCGACCTGCTGCCCGCCATCGGCTGGCGCCGGTTCGCGGTGGCCGAGGTCAACGCCTTCGGCGACCTCCTGCCGGGCCTGACCGGACTACCGGGCAGCGGCGCCGAGGGCCTGAGCACCTATGCCGCGCAGGTCGCCGCCGCCACCCGAAGACATGTACCGCACCACCCCACGAGGAACCACCGTGCACCCGCCTGA
- a CDS encoding aldehyde dehydrogenase family protein, protein MTAAQQTIHVGGEWRAALSGATREIIDPVDATPFEVVAEGGVQDTDDAVAAARAAFDKGAWPRTPVAERAALLRRVAALLEQGRERIGALESRDAGKTLEEGRVDVDCVRDAFLYFADLVEKEDGGRVVDAGSNDIHSVVVHEPVGVCALITPWNYPLLQASWKIAPALAAGNTFVIKPSEVTPLTTVVLIELLLEAGLPLGAANIVTGPGDTVGARLAEHPEVDLISFTGGLVSGTKVARAAADSVKKVALELGGKNPNVVFADACATAEGFDTAVDQALNAAFIHSGQVCSAGSRLIIEEPLRDRFVAELARRADLIRLGRGTDEGVECGPLVSAAQLARTEEYVASALAEGARLRAGGARPAGPGYFFRPTVLDRCHRGMRVVREEVFGPVLTVETFRTEEEAVALANDTEYGLAGAVWTSDEQRARRVAGLMRHGTVWINDFHPYLPQAEWGGFGKSGIGRELGPGGFAEYREAKHIYTNLAPRPVRWFAGATAKDQA, encoded by the coding sequence GTGACGGCAGCACAACAGACCATCCATGTGGGCGGAGAGTGGCGCGCAGCCCTGTCCGGGGCCACGCGCGAGATCATCGACCCCGTCGACGCGACCCCCTTCGAGGTCGTGGCCGAGGGCGGCGTCCAGGACACCGACGACGCCGTGGCAGCGGCGCGCGCCGCGTTCGACAAGGGCGCCTGGCCGCGTACGCCGGTCGCCGAGCGGGCCGCCCTGCTGCGGCGGGTCGCGGCGCTGCTGGAGCAGGGCCGCGAGCGGATCGGCGCCCTGGAGAGCCGGGACGCGGGCAAGACGCTGGAGGAGGGACGCGTCGACGTCGACTGCGTCCGCGACGCCTTCCTCTACTTCGCCGACCTCGTGGAGAAGGAGGACGGCGGACGGGTCGTCGACGCCGGTTCGAACGATATCCACAGCGTCGTCGTGCACGAGCCGGTCGGGGTCTGCGCCCTCATCACGCCGTGGAACTACCCGCTGCTCCAGGCCAGCTGGAAGATCGCCCCCGCCCTCGCCGCCGGCAACACGTTCGTGATCAAGCCCAGCGAGGTCACCCCGCTGACCACCGTCGTGCTCATCGAGCTGCTCCTCGAGGCCGGACTCCCGCTCGGCGCGGCCAACATCGTCACCGGCCCCGGCGACACGGTCGGCGCCCGGCTCGCCGAGCACCCCGAAGTCGACCTGATCTCCTTCACCGGCGGACTGGTCAGCGGCACGAAGGTCGCCCGGGCCGCCGCCGACAGCGTGAAGAAGGTCGCCCTCGAACTGGGCGGCAAGAACCCCAACGTCGTCTTCGCCGACGCCTGCGCGACGGCCGAGGGCTTCGACACCGCCGTCGACCAGGCGCTCAACGCCGCCTTCATCCACAGCGGCCAGGTCTGCTCCGCCGGCTCCCGCCTCATCATCGAGGAGCCGCTGCGCGACCGCTTCGTCGCCGAGCTCGCCCGCCGCGCCGACCTGATCAGGCTGGGACGCGGCACCGACGAGGGCGTCGAATGCGGCCCGCTCGTCTCCGCGGCCCAGCTGGCGAGGACCGAGGAGTACGTGGCCTCCGCGCTCGCCGAGGGCGCACGGCTGCGGGCGGGCGGCGCGCGGCCCGCCGGCCCCGGCTACTTCTTCCGGCCCACGGTCCTGGACCGGTGCCACCGCGGCATGCGCGTCGTTCGCGAGGAGGTCTTCGGACCGGTCCTCACCGTGGAGACCTTCCGTACCGAGGAGGAGGCCGTCGCGCTGGCCAACGACACCGAGTACGGCCTCGCCGGAGCGGTGTGGACCTCCGACGAACAGCGTGCCCGCCGGGTCGCCGGCCTGATGCGCCACGGCACCGTCTGGATCAACGACTTCCACCCGTACCTGCCGCAGGCGGAATGGGGCGGCTTCGGGAAGTCCGGCATCGGCCGCGAACTGGGCCCCGGCGGCTTCGCCGAATACCGCGAGGCCAAGCACATCTACACCAACCTCGCTCCGCGCCCCGTGCGCTGGTTCGCGGGCGCGACGGCGAAGGACCAGGCATGA
- a CDS encoding GMC family oxidoreductase gives MNDQHVYDYVVVGGGTAGSVIASRLTEDPDISVAVIEGGPSDVGRDDVLTLRRWMGLLGGELDYDYPTTEQPRGNSHIRHSRARVLGGCSSHNTLIAFKPLPSDWDEWAEAGADGWDAAAMDPYFARLRNNIVPVDDADRNAIARDFVDAAQSALGVPRVEGFNKAPFHEGVGFFDLAYHPENNKRSSASVAYLHPFLDRPNLHIALETWAYRLELEGTRATGVHIRTKEGAEHVVRARREVLVCAGAVDTPRLLLHSGIGPRADLEKLGIPVVHDLPGVGENLLDHPESVIVWETHGPIPENSAMDSDAGLFVRRDPASEGPDLMFHFYQIPFTDNPERLGYERPAHGVSMTPNIPKPRSRGRLYLTSADPEDKPALDFRYFTDEDDYDGRTLVDGIRIARQIAASEPLAGWLGREVCPGPEVTSDEELSAYARHVAHTVYHPAGTCRMGAADDELAVVAPDLRIRGLDGIRIADASVFPTMTAVNPMIGVLMVGEKCADLLGGTTR, from the coding sequence ATGAACGACCAGCACGTGTACGACTACGTCGTCGTCGGCGGTGGCACCGCCGGATCCGTCATCGCCTCCCGGCTGACCGAAGACCCGGACATCAGCGTCGCCGTCATCGAGGGCGGCCCCAGCGACGTCGGCCGCGACGACGTCCTCACCCTGCGCCGATGGATGGGCCTGCTCGGCGGTGAGCTCGACTACGACTACCCCACCACCGAGCAGCCCCGGGGCAACTCGCACATCCGCCACAGCCGTGCGCGGGTGCTGGGCGGCTGCTCCTCGCACAACACCCTCATCGCCTTCAAGCCCCTGCCCTCCGACTGGGACGAGTGGGCGGAGGCCGGCGCCGACGGCTGGGACGCGGCAGCCATGGATCCCTACTTCGCCCGGCTGCGCAACAACATCGTCCCCGTCGACGACGCCGACCGGAACGCGATCGCCAGGGACTTCGTCGACGCCGCGCAGAGCGCGCTGGGAGTTCCGCGCGTCGAAGGCTTCAACAAGGCACCCTTCCACGAGGGCGTCGGCTTCTTCGACCTCGCCTACCACCCGGAGAACAACAAGCGGTCCTCCGCCTCCGTGGCCTATCTCCACCCGTTCCTGGACCGGCCGAACCTGCACATCGCCCTGGAGACCTGGGCGTACAGGCTGGAGCTGGAGGGCACCCGCGCCACCGGCGTGCACATCCGTACCAAGGAGGGCGCGGAGCACGTCGTACGCGCCCGGCGCGAGGTCCTGGTGTGCGCCGGGGCCGTGGACACGCCGCGCCTGCTGCTGCACTCCGGCATCGGCCCGCGCGCCGACCTGGAGAAGCTCGGCATACCCGTCGTGCACGACCTGCCGGGCGTCGGGGAGAACCTGCTCGACCACCCCGAGTCGGTCATCGTGTGGGAGACGCACGGCCCGATCCCGGAGAACTCCGCGATGGACTCCGACGCCGGCCTCTTCGTCCGCCGGGACCCGGCGTCCGAGGGCCCGGACCTGATGTTCCACTTCTACCAGATCCCCTTCACCGACAATCCGGAGCGCCTGGGCTACGAACGGCCCGCGCACGGCGTGTCGATGACCCCGAACATCCCCAAGCCGCGCAGCCGCGGCAGGCTCTACCTGACGAGCGCCGACCCCGAGGACAAGCCCGCTCTCGACTTCCGGTACTTCACCGACGAGGACGACTACGACGGCCGCACCCTCGTCGACGGGATCCGCATCGCCCGGCAGATCGCGGCGAGCGAGCCGCTGGCCGGATGGCTGGGGCGCGAGGTGTGCCCGGGGCCCGAGGTCACCTCCGACGAGGAGCTCAGCGCGTACGCCCGCCACGTCGCGCACACCGTCTACCACCCGGCCGGAACCTGCCGGATGGGGGCCGCCGACGACGAACTCGCCGTCGTCGCGCCCGACCTGAGGATCCGGGGCCTCGACGGCATCCGGATCGCCGACGCGTCCGTCTTCCCCACCATGACCGCCGTCAATCCGATGATCGGCGTGCTCATGGTCGGCGAGAAATGCGCCGACCTGCTGGGAGGTACCACCCGATGA
- a CDS encoding STM4012 family radical SAM protein — MTALATSPAPAGAPTAPSPGSPYTAYVYAYPHKTAYRPLPDRPALRDLWRGERKDALSLYLHIPFCEVRCGFCNLFTRIGAPDGLTGRYLDALERQATAVRDALGDDGPVSFANAAFGGGTPTFLTAGELERLCDIAERHMGADLRAIPLSVETSPATATADRLAVLAERGATRLSIGVQSFVPDEARAAVRPQRRADVEAALGRIRDARIPVLNIDLIYGIDGQTPATWRASLDAALAWRPEELYLYPLYVRPLTGLARRTALTDRAWDEQRLNLYRLGRDHLLAHGYEQVSMRMFRLAGTAPQGPDDHACQTDGMIGLGCGARSYTSTLHYSFDYAVDMGEIRGIIDDYTATDDFTRAVHGRPTNGDEARRRHLLQSLLQAQGMPVADYRERFGADPHEDFPAELAAFAARGWLEEDGTGPLLRLSPEGLAHSDALGPELFSPAVRAAMAAYETK; from the coding sequence ATGACCGCCCTCGCGACCTCCCCCGCCCCGGCCGGCGCACCCACCGCGCCGTCCCCGGGCAGCCCGTACACCGCCTACGTGTACGCGTACCCCCACAAGACCGCCTACCGGCCGCTGCCCGACCGGCCCGCCCTGCGGGACCTGTGGCGCGGCGAACGCAAGGACGCCCTCTCCCTCTACCTCCACATACCCTTCTGCGAAGTCCGCTGCGGCTTCTGCAACCTCTTCACCCGCATCGGCGCCCCCGACGGGCTCACCGGCCGCTACCTCGACGCCCTGGAGCGCCAGGCCACCGCCGTCCGTGACGCCCTCGGCGACGACGGACCCGTCTCGTTCGCCAACGCGGCCTTCGGCGGCGGGACGCCCACCTTCCTGACGGCCGGCGAACTGGAACGGCTCTGCGACATCGCCGAGCGGCACATGGGCGCCGACCTGCGCGCGATCCCGCTGTCCGTCGAGACCTCCCCCGCCACCGCCACCGCCGACCGGCTCGCCGTCCTCGCCGAGCGCGGCGCCACCCGCCTCAGCATCGGTGTCCAGAGCTTCGTCCCCGACGAGGCGCGGGCCGCCGTACGCCCCCAGCGCCGCGCCGACGTCGAAGCGGCCCTCGGCCGCATCCGCGACGCGCGCATCCCCGTCCTGAACATCGACCTCATCTACGGCATCGACGGCCAGACCCCCGCCACCTGGCGCGCCTCGCTGGACGCCGCACTGGCCTGGCGCCCCGAGGAGCTGTACCTGTACCCCCTGTACGTGCGCCCCCTCACCGGGCTCGCCCGGCGCACCGCCCTCACCGACCGGGCCTGGGACGAGCAGCGCCTGAACCTCTACCGGCTGGGCCGCGACCACCTCCTCGCGCACGGCTACGAGCAGGTGTCGATGCGCATGTTCCGGCTGGCCGGCACGGCGCCCCAGGGCCCCGACGACCACGCCTGCCAGACCGACGGAATGATCGGCCTGGGCTGCGGCGCCCGCTCCTACACCTCCACGCTGCACTACTCGTTCGACTACGCCGTCGACATGGGCGAGATCCGCGGGATCATCGACGACTACACCGCCACCGACGACTTCACCCGCGCCGTCCACGGCCGCCCCACCAACGGCGACGAGGCGCGCCGCCGCCACCTCCTCCAGTCACTGCTCCAGGCGCAGGGCATGCCGGTCGCCGACTACCGGGAGCGGTTCGGCGCCGATCCGCACGAGGACTTCCCCGCCGAGCTGGCGGCGTTCGCGGCCCGCGGCTGGCTCGAGGAGGACGGCACGGGACCGCTCCTGCGCCTGTCCCCCGAGGGTCTCGCCCACTCCGACGCGCTCGGCCCCGAGCTGTTCTCACCGGCCGTACGGGCCGCGATGGCCGCCTACGAGACCAAGTAG
- a CDS encoding amidohydrolase family protein yields MRALISAGRMVAGPGGRVITDGAVLYDGRVITAAGPRGEVEAQAGPEDPRLDFPDGTLLPGLIDSHVHLALDAGPDPVAVLRAAPDAELYAGMAGRARQLLATGVTTARDLGDRGGLAVRLRDDIAAGRVPGPRLLSAGTPLTVPGGHCWFLGGEVEGADAIREAVRRNAARGVDLIKVMATGGGITKGGPPIWQAQFTPQELSLIVEEARSAGLPVAAHAHGTEGIAAAVAAGVDTIEHCTWMGREGFDVREDLVDAMAARGITVCPAASPDWRGFAERFGRERAEEMFGRLRWMAERGVHLLPGTDAGVPHAVFDGFVSSLEFFEHIGLTPAEIVDLATTGAARALGIDGDTGRLAAGLRADLLVVDGDPLTDLAALRAVRLVVSGGRIATGLPGGS; encoded by the coding sequence GTGCGAGCACTGATATCGGCGGGCCGGATGGTCGCGGGTCCCGGTGGGCGGGTGATCACCGACGGGGCCGTCCTGTACGACGGGCGAGTGATCACCGCGGCCGGTCCGCGCGGCGAGGTCGAGGCACAGGCCGGCCCCGAGGATCCCCGACTGGACTTCCCCGACGGCACCTTGCTGCCTGGCCTGATCGACTCCCACGTCCATCTCGCGCTCGACGCCGGGCCCGATCCCGTGGCCGTCCTGCGGGCCGCCCCGGACGCCGAGCTCTACGCCGGGATGGCCGGCCGGGCCCGGCAGTTGCTCGCCACAGGGGTGACCACCGCACGCGACCTCGGCGACCGGGGCGGGCTCGCCGTACGGCTGCGCGACGACATCGCGGCGGGGCGGGTGCCGGGGCCGCGACTGCTGTCCGCGGGAACACCCCTGACCGTCCCCGGCGGGCACTGCTGGTTCCTGGGCGGTGAGGTGGAGGGGGCCGACGCCATCCGGGAGGCGGTCCGCCGCAACGCCGCCCGGGGAGTGGACCTGATCAAGGTGATGGCCACCGGTGGCGGCATCACCAAGGGCGGACCGCCGATCTGGCAGGCGCAGTTCACCCCGCAGGAGCTGAGCCTGATCGTGGAGGAGGCGCGGAGCGCCGGGCTGCCGGTGGCGGCGCACGCCCACGGGACCGAGGGCATCGCGGCCGCCGTGGCCGCGGGAGTGGACACCATCGAGCACTGCACGTGGATGGGGCGCGAGGGCTTCGACGTGCGCGAGGACCTGGTCGACGCCATGGCGGCCCGCGGCATCACGGTCTGTCCGGCGGCGAGCCCCGACTGGCGGGGTTTCGCGGAGCGGTTCGGCCGCGAGCGGGCCGAGGAGATGTTCGGGCGGCTCCGGTGGATGGCGGAGCGCGGCGTCCACCTCCTGCCCGGGACGGACGCGGGCGTCCCGCACGCCGTCTTCGACGGCTTCGTCTCCAGCCTGGAGTTCTTCGAGCACATCGGGCTGACCCCGGCCGAGATCGTCGACCTGGCCACGACGGGAGCGGCGCGGGCCCTGGGCATCGACGGCGACACCGGCCGGCTCGCGGCCGGGCTCCGGGCCGACCTGCTGGTCGTGGACGGCGATCCGCTCACCGACCTGGCCGCTCTGCGCGCGGTCCGCCTCGTCGTGTCCGGCGGGCGGATCGCTACGGGGCTGCCGGGCGGGTCCTGA
- a CDS encoding STM4011 family radical SAM protein, with translation MDLTLLYRGPLASCDYDCPYCPFAKRRDTTAQLRADRAALERFTGWARSRSEEDRLSLLFTPWGEGLVRSWYRRALVELSHQPHVDRVAIQTNLSCRTDWLADADPATLALWCTYHPGQTPYDRFLGKVDDLAGRGIRHSVGIVGLRENLEHARRLRADLPAHVYLWVNAADGHTYTDAEAGAWTALDPLFPYSRHPHRSAGLPCRTGESVISVDGDGTVRRCHFVPAELGNLYDGSYRTALGPRPCPLTTCDCHIGYVHLETLPLYDVFAGGVLERVPAAGPPLVPLLRTRPAAP, from the coding sequence GTGGACCTCACCCTGCTCTACCGCGGCCCGCTCGCCTCCTGCGACTACGACTGCCCCTACTGCCCGTTCGCCAAGCGCCGCGACACCACCGCCCAGCTGCGCGCCGACCGGGCCGCCCTCGAACGGTTCACCGGCTGGGCGCGCTCCCGCAGCGAGGAGGACCGGCTCTCCCTCCTGTTCACCCCGTGGGGCGAGGGCCTCGTCCGCTCCTGGTACCGCCGCGCCCTCGTCGAGCTCTCGCACCAGCCGCACGTCGACCGCGTCGCGATCCAGACCAACCTCAGCTGCCGCACCGACTGGCTCGCGGACGCCGACCCGGCCACGCTCGCGCTGTGGTGCACCTACCACCCGGGGCAGACTCCGTACGACCGCTTCCTCGGCAAGGTGGACGACCTGGCCGGCCGGGGCATCCGTCACAGCGTCGGCATCGTCGGCCTCCGCGAAAACCTGGAACACGCCCGCAGGCTGCGCGCGGACCTGCCCGCCCACGTCTACCTGTGGGTGAACGCCGCCGACGGCCACACCTACACCGACGCCGAGGCCGGCGCGTGGACCGCCCTCGACCCGCTCTTCCCGTACAGCAGGCACCCGCACCGCTCGGCCGGACTGCCCTGCCGTACGGGTGAGTCGGTGATCTCGGTGGACGGCGACGGCACGGTCCGCCGCTGCCACTTCGTCCCCGCGGAGCTCGGCAACCTCTACGACGGCTCGTACCGGACGGCGCTCGGCCCCCGCCCCTGCCCGCTGACCACCTGCGACTGCCACATCGGCTACGTCCACCTGGAGACGCTGCCGCTCTACGACGTCTTCGCGGGCGGTGTCCTGGAACGCGTCCCGGCGGCGGGCCCGCCGCTCGTCCCCCTGCTCAGGACCCGCCCGGCAGCCCCGTAG